CTTACGTCGGAGCCGCACTCACCGTCGTGCTGCTGCTGTTCAGCAACTTCGTGGTGCAGCCCTTCCTCATCCCCAGCGGCTCGATGGAGCCCACGCTGCGGGTCGGGGACCGGGTCCTCGTCAACAAACTGGCGTACCGTTTCGGCTCCGAGCCGCTCCGCGGCGACGTGGTGGTCTTCGACGGCACCGGCTCCTTCGTGCAGGAGACGTCCGGGGACCACCCCCTCGCCGCCCTGCTGCACGGCGCCGCCGCGTCCCTCGGTCTGGCCGAACCCGCCGAGACCGACTTCGTGAAGCGGGTGGTGGGTGTGGGCGGCGACCGAGTGGTCTGCTGCGACCGGCGGGGGAGGCTCACAGTGAACGGCCGGTCCGTGGACGAGGAGTACCTCCACCGGGGCGACGAACCGTCCGCCGTGGCGTTCGACATCGTCGTGCCGCAGGGCACCCTGTGGATGATGGGCGACCACCGCAGCAATTCGAGCGACTCCCGTGAGCACCTGGGGCAGCCCGGCGGCGGCATGGTCCCCG
The Streptomyces sp. NBC_00234 DNA segment above includes these coding regions:
- the lepB gene encoding signal peptidase I, producing MDTDTQHTERDRSSGPAEGPEEGSRFSRIPGRIAAMSWRRAAYVGAALTVVLLLFSNFVVQPFLIPSGSMEPTLRVGDRVLVNKLAYRFGSEPLRGDVVVFDGTGSFVQETSGDHPLAALLHGAAASLGLAEPAETDFVKRVVGVGGDRVVCCDRRGRLTVNGRSVDEEYLHRGDEPSAVAFDIVVPQGTLWMMGDHRSNSSDSREHLGQPGGGMVPVDMVIGRVDWLGWPLGRLGSVPGTGAFAGVTAPGGAHG